One segment of Macrotis lagotis isolate mMagLag1 chromosome 1, bilby.v1.9.chrom.fasta, whole genome shotgun sequence DNA contains the following:
- the SPMIP8 gene encoding sperm microtubule inner protein 8, translating to MARIIDLVPWTDNSVETYVSPAIMFPIPPKKNMLAGVKQQLYHPYLPTLRRMDMDTVSGRLPDEHCQSSTYCSKDDFNKAHFSLLGVPNKNLSSLDITGTGQMLKKRHRCGTLAPLAPGINHIDWPSYTHAIEDWCHFVSASGEFKLPLVDKKIEGFSGYAVRYLKPDVTQCWRYCLNQNPSLDQYGQKPLPYDTTNTFRSFSTAYSQAKYLKPWR from the exons ATGGCTCGGATCATCGACCTAGTCCCTTGGACTGATAACTCCGTAGAAACTTATGTAAGCCCAGCCATCATGTTTCCCATTCCTCCAAAGAAGAACATGCTTGCAGGGGTGAAACAGCAACTCTACCACCCCTACCTGCCCACCCTGAGGCGAATGGACATGGATACAGTCAGCGGGAGACTCCCTGATGAGCACTGCCAGTCATCTACCTACTGCAGCAAAG ATGACTTTAACAAAGCACACTTCAGCTTGCTGGGGGTCCCCAACAAAAACCTGAGTAGTCTG GATATCACTGGAACAGGACAGATGCTTAAAAAGAGGCACCGATGTGGGACGTTGGCCCCACTAGCACCCGGCATCAATCATATCGACTGGCCCAGCTATACTCATGCCATTGAAGACTGGTGTCACTTTGTCTCTGCATCAGGAGAGTTCAAGCTTCCTCTTGTGGATAAAAAGA TTGAGGGTTTCAGTGGCTATGCTGTGAGGTACCTGAAGCCGGATGTCACTCAGTGTTGGCGG TACTGTCTTAACCAGAACCCCAGCCTTGACCAGTATGGACAGAAACCTCTGCCTTATGACACCAC GAACACCTTCCGAAGCTTTAGCACTGCCTACAG TCAAGCCAAGTACCTGAAACCCTGGCGTTAG